One window from the genome of Streptomyces sp. NBC_00287 encodes:
- a CDS encoding GTP-binding protein, producing MDSVVFEDTDRELKSWQTDRTRAPVATKIVVAGGFGVGKTTLVTAVSEITPLQTEALMTQASEDTDDLTGTPEKLTTTVAMDFGRLTLDDDLVLYLFGTPGQQRFWFMWDDLVRGAIGAVVLADTRRLKDCFPALDYFESCGLPYVVAVNHFDGSERFEPEDVRDALTIPAHIPVMIMDARRRISVIETLLALVGHALDATPE from the coding sequence GTGGACTCCGTCGTCTTTGAAGACACCGACAGAGAGCTGAAGTCCTGGCAGACGGACCGCACCCGCGCCCCCGTCGCCACGAAGATCGTCGTGGCGGGCGGGTTCGGCGTCGGAAAGACCACGCTGGTCACGGCGGTCTCGGAGATCACGCCCCTCCAGACGGAGGCGCTGATGACCCAGGCAAGCGAGGACACCGACGACCTCACCGGCACGCCCGAGAAGCTGACCACCACCGTGGCCATGGACTTCGGCCGCCTCACGCTCGACGACGACCTGGTGCTCTACCTGTTCGGCACGCCGGGCCAGCAGCGATTCTGGTTCATGTGGGACGACCTGGTGCGCGGCGCGATCGGCGCGGTCGTGCTGGCCGACACCCGGCGCCTGAAGGACTGCTTCCCGGCGCTGGACTACTTCGAGAGCTGCGGGCTGCCGTACGTCGTCGCGGTCAACCACTTCGACGGCAGCGAGCGGTTCGAGCCGGAGGACGTGCGCGACGCGCTCACGATCCCCGCCCACATACCTGTCATGATCATGGACGCGCGCCGCCGGATCTCGGTGATCGAGACCCTCCTGGCCCTGGTGGGCCACGCGCTGGACGCAACACCCGAGTAG
- a CDS encoding roadblock/LC7 domain-containing protein: protein MTAPSTFGLSSEARNLHWLLTNLVEEVPGIESVAVVSSDGLLLLSSDPDRNQEAKAKRSTRTGPRGSSADLATIVSGIGSLTIGAARLMEFGGVKHTMVAMDEGSLFVMSISDGSLLGVHGSADCDMSVVAYHMALFVGRAGHVLTPELRSELRKSLEAESTGSAR, encoded by the coding sequence TACCTTCGGACTGAGCAGTGAAGCCCGCAACCTGCACTGGCTACTGACCAACCTGGTCGAGGAGGTGCCGGGCATCGAGTCGGTCGCAGTCGTCTCCTCCGACGGTCTGCTCCTGCTCTCCTCCGACCCGGACAGAAACCAAGAGGCCAAGGCCAAGCGCAGCACCCGCACCGGCCCCAGAGGCTCCTCCGCCGACCTCGCCACCATCGTCTCCGGCATCGGCAGCCTCACCATCGGCGCCGCCCGCCTCATGGAGTTCGGCGGAGTCAAGCACACGATGGTGGCGATGGATGAAGGCAGCCTGTTCGTGATGTCGATCAGCGACGGCTCCCTGCTCGGCGTACACGGCTCCGCCGACTGCGACATGAGCGTGGTCGCGTACCACATGGCTCTCTTCGTCGGCCGCGCCGGACACGTCCTCACGCCCGAACTCCGCAGCGAGCTACGAAAATCCCTGGAAGCCGAGTCGACGGGGAGTGCCCGATGA
- a CDS encoding DUF742 domain-containing protein, with the protein MSSSTPKRLPVRGGDRKPARVRPYSLTGGRTRFGHVLLVETFVAALDAPEERRELTGGTSHALSYGGGSLNTRVMPEMRAIVELCRRMRTVAEIAALLKMPLGVVRVLLSDLADQGTIRVYGTGTGHGTGRPDRALLERVLSGLRRL; encoded by the coding sequence ATGAGCAGCAGCACGCCGAAGAGGCTCCCCGTCCGCGGCGGCGACCGCAAGCCCGCCCGGGTACGCCCCTATTCGCTCACCGGCGGCCGTACCCGCTTCGGCCACGTCCTCCTCGTGGAGACGTTCGTGGCGGCGCTCGACGCCCCGGAGGAGCGCAGGGAGCTGACTGGGGGCACCTCCCATGCGTTGAGCTATGGGGGAGGTTCCCTCAACACCCGGGTGATGCCCGAGATGCGGGCCATCGTCGAACTGTGCCGCCGTATGCGCACGGTGGCCGAGATCGCCGCGCTGCTCAAGATGCCGCTCGGTGTGGTCCGCGTGCTCCTGAGCGATCTCGCGGACCAGGGAACGATCCGTGTGTACGGCACCGGAACCGGTCACGGCACCGGCCGTCCGGACCGGGCGCTGCTCGAAAGGGTGCTGAGTGGACTCCGTCGTCTTTGA